The proteins below are encoded in one region of Pseudonocardia sp. DSM 110487:
- a CDS encoding AraC family transcriptional regulator: protein MDVLTDMLRRSRARGAAFSHSTARGAWGVRFPPATQLAIHGILGGEAFAWTDAPRGARRVLPGDVVLIRGPSQHHMGHLPAADLVPFEGHPAAAPPSGGALRMEFGSGAGDATTFFCGAYRFEGDLCAGLLAGLPGLTVVRPRAGSSLRATLDVFAGEVLQEGPGQQALLDSLLDVILVQALREQLAADLDAAPAWFCAMADPGVGAALRAIHADPQREWTVAGLAAEASLSRATFARRFTRLLGLGPLGYVTDWRMALAREQLRAGEASLAAIARSLGYASEFSFAAAFKRHHGVAPGRWRATARSA, encoded by the coding sequence GTGGACGTGCTCACGGACATGCTGCGGCGCTCCCGTGCGCGCGGGGCCGCGTTCTCGCACTCGACGGCGCGTGGTGCGTGGGGGGTGCGGTTCCCGCCGGCCACCCAGCTCGCCATCCACGGGATCCTCGGGGGCGAGGCGTTCGCGTGGACCGACGCGCCGCGCGGAGCCCGTCGCGTGCTTCCCGGCGACGTCGTCCTGATCCGGGGCCCGTCGCAGCACCACATGGGTCACCTGCCCGCGGCCGACCTCGTCCCGTTCGAGGGGCACCCGGCGGCCGCGCCACCGTCCGGCGGTGCGCTCCGGATGGAGTTCGGCTCGGGGGCCGGCGACGCGACCACGTTCTTCTGCGGCGCCTACCGCTTCGAGGGGGACCTCTGCGCAGGGCTGCTCGCCGGGCTGCCGGGGCTCACCGTCGTGCGCCCGCGCGCCGGCTCCAGCCTGCGTGCCACGCTCGACGTGTTCGCGGGCGAGGTGCTCCAGGAGGGGCCCGGCCAGCAGGCGCTGCTGGACAGCCTCCTGGACGTGATCCTCGTCCAGGCGTTGCGGGAGCAGCTCGCGGCCGACCTGGACGCCGCCCCCGCCTGGTTCTGCGCCATGGCCGACCCGGGGGTCGGAGCGGCGCTGCGCGCCATCCACGCAGACCCGCAGCGGGAGTGGACGGTCGCGGGCCTTGCGGCCGAGGCGTCGCTGTCCCGGGCGACCTTCGCGCGGCGCTTCACCCGGCTGCTCGGCCTCGGCCCGCTGGGGTACGTCACGGACTGGCGGATGGCGCTGGCGCGCGAGCAGCTGCGCGCAGGCGAGGCGAGCCTGGCCGCCATCGCCCGCTCGCTGGGCTACGCGTCGGAGTTCTCGTTCGCGGCCGCCTTCAAGCGCCACCACGGGGTGGCACCGGGCCGCTGGCGCGCCACGGCGAGATCGGCTTGA
- a CDS encoding DUF2795 domain-containing protein, giving the protein MAFQVTEVQRVLKGADYPMDGKQLAALAKKNGAGDDLVGALKGVGKANGPNEVMKELKGDLGGSTPGGNKSEHREYKETGQPAFQVNEVQKYLKGADYPMDGTELAALAEKNGAGDDLTGALKGVGRANGPNEVMKQLKEHLGGRPGA; this is encoded by the coding sequence ATGGCGTTCCAGGTGACCGAGGTACAGCGCGTCCTCAAGGGCGCCGACTACCCGATGGACGGCAAGCAGCTCGCCGCACTCGCGAAGAAGAACGGGGCGGGCGACGACCTCGTCGGCGCCCTGAAGGGCGTGGGCAAGGCCAACGGGCCCAACGAGGTGATGAAGGAGCTCAAGGGCGACCTGGGCGGGTCCACACCGGGCGGAAACAAGTCCGAGCACCGGGAGTACAAGGAAACCGGACAGCCCGCCTTCCAGGTCAACGAGGTGCAGAAGTACCTCAAAGGTGCCGACTACCCCATGGACGGCACGGAGCTCGCCGCGCTCGCCGAGAAGAACGGGGCGGGCGACGACCTCACCGGCGCGCTGAAAGGCGTGGGCAGGGCCAACGGGCCCAACGAGGTGATGAAGCAGCTCAAGGAACACCTCGGCGGCCGGCCCGGCGCCTGA
- a CDS encoding alpha-amylase family protein, with protein MRLTRTSDLWWRNAVVYCLDIETFADSDGDGRGDIQGLIQRIDHLDRLGVTCLWLMPFFPTPDRDDGYDIVDFYGVDPRLGSLGDMVELIRTARDRGMRVIADLVVNHTSAQHPWFQDARRNHDSRYRDWYVWQDEPPADGPQGIVFPDQETSLWEYDEQAGQYFLHRFYKHQPDLNVANPEVRDEIARIMGFWMELGLSGFRVDAVPFLIETAGQDDATALPDPHDYLADLSAFLRRRNGEAVLLGEVNLPYPDTMPFFGAADGGGSTDELTLCFDFIGMQHMYLALARGDAEPLAETLRNRPDPPEDGQWATFVRNHDELTLDKLSDSQRQEVFAAFGPDEDMQLYGRGLRRRLPPMLGGDHRRIRMVYSLLFSLPGTPVLFYGEEVGMGEDLGLPGRFAVRSDMDWDAARDQQAAPDSLLNWMRLLVDSYRACPELPWGRYTCLDPGPDARPVLAHRCDADGASVVALHNLADADVEAAPMVPDLAGARLTDVLDPRAKPVTVADDGRLAVTLTPYGCRWLRSGDGVNFPAVE; from the coding sequence ATGAGACTCACCCGGACCTCGGACCTCTGGTGGCGGAACGCGGTCGTCTACTGCCTGGACATCGAGACGTTCGCCGACTCCGACGGCGACGGCCGCGGCGACATCCAGGGCCTGATCCAGCGCATCGACCACCTCGACCGGCTCGGCGTCACGTGTCTGTGGCTGATGCCGTTCTTCCCCACGCCCGACCGCGACGACGGGTACGACATCGTCGACTTCTACGGCGTCGACCCGAGGCTCGGCTCGCTCGGCGACATGGTGGAGCTGATCCGCACCGCGCGCGACCGCGGCATGCGCGTGATCGCCGACCTCGTCGTCAACCACACCTCCGCGCAGCACCCCTGGTTCCAGGACGCGCGCCGCAACCACGACTCCCGCTACCGCGACTGGTACGTGTGGCAGGACGAGCCGCCGGCGGACGGCCCGCAGGGCATCGTGTTCCCCGACCAGGAGACCAGCCTCTGGGAGTACGACGAGCAGGCCGGCCAGTACTTCCTGCACCGGTTCTACAAGCACCAGCCCGACCTGAACGTCGCCAACCCGGAGGTCCGCGACGAGATCGCGCGGATCATGGGGTTCTGGATGGAGCTGGGGCTGTCCGGGTTCCGCGTCGACGCCGTGCCGTTCCTCATCGAGACCGCGGGCCAGGACGACGCGACGGCGCTGCCGGACCCGCACGACTACCTCGCCGACCTCAGCGCGTTTCTGCGCCGCCGCAACGGGGAGGCCGTGCTGCTGGGCGAGGTCAACCTGCCCTACCCGGACACGATGCCGTTCTTCGGCGCCGCCGACGGTGGTGGTTCGACGGACGAGCTGACGCTGTGCTTCGACTTCATCGGCATGCAGCACATGTACCTCGCGCTCGCCCGCGGGGACGCCGAGCCGCTCGCCGAGACGCTGCGCAACCGCCCCGACCCGCCCGAGGACGGGCAGTGGGCGACGTTCGTGCGCAACCACGACGAGCTGACGCTCGACAAGCTCAGCGACTCCCAGCGCCAGGAGGTCTTCGCCGCCTTCGGGCCCGACGAGGACATGCAGCTCTACGGCCGCGGCCTGCGCAGGCGGCTCCCCCCGATGCTCGGCGGCGACCACCGGCGCATCCGCATGGTCTATAGCCTGTTGTTCAGCCTGCCCGGCACGCCCGTCCTGTTCTACGGCGAGGAAGTCGGGATGGGCGAGGACCTCGGCCTGCCGGGGCGGTTCGCGGTGCGCTCCGACATGGACTGGGACGCAGCGCGCGACCAGCAGGCCGCCCCGGACTCTCTGCTGAACTGGATGCGCCTGCTCGTCGACAGCTACCGCGCGTGTCCCGAACTGCCGTGGGGCCGCTACACCTGCCTCGACCCAGGGCCCGACGCCCGTCCAGTGCTCGCCCACCGCTGCGACGCCGACGGCGCGTCGGTCGTGGCGCTGCACAACCTCGCCGACGCCGACGTCGAGGCCGCGCCGATGGTGCCGGACCTCGCAGGTGCGCGGCTCACCGACGTGCTCGACCCGCGCGCGAAGCCGGTCACCGTTGCCGACGACGGGCGGCTGGCCGTCACGCTGACACCGTACGGCTGCCGCTGGCTCCGCTCGGGCGACGGTGTGAACTTCCCGGCGGTCGAGTAG
- a CDS encoding aminoglycoside phosphotransferase family protein yields MPDAPDSLAPVTRLDPADLIERLRAATGTDLELIGPLPGGQVGAALVRWPDGHDGVLTHWGDASDESWARIERTAELLDIARDAGIPAPRYELVTRLPDRIAVAQERLPGEAPSRVDLALVEQLVAIAGRGAGLLRGRPDVPAAELYLLRSGPGFCLHQPLAQYDDRTRRLLDVVRRTGAASPHRMAGDDLVHMDFHPGNVLVDRADAVSGIVDWDGVGRGDHRFALVTLRFDLAVPGADAQARSARSAAARWLDNRIDDLIEPATLRAYWAHMGLRLVDWAIRHHGPDDVDRWLTVAASRLG; encoded by the coding sequence GTGCCCGACGCTCCCGACTCACTCGCACCCGTCACCCGGCTCGACCCCGCTGACCTGATCGAGCGGCTGCGCGCCGCCACCGGCACCGACCTCGAGCTGATCGGGCCGCTGCCCGGCGGCCAGGTCGGGGCGGCCCTCGTACGCTGGCCGGACGGACACGACGGCGTGCTCACGCACTGGGGCGACGCCTCGGACGAGTCGTGGGCGCGGATCGAGCGGACGGCGGAGCTGCTCGACATCGCCCGCGACGCCGGGATCCCCGCGCCCCGCTACGAGCTCGTCACGCGGCTGCCCGACCGGATCGCCGTGGCGCAGGAGCGGCTTCCCGGCGAGGCCCCCTCCCGGGTCGACCTCGCGCTGGTCGAGCAGCTCGTCGCCATCGCAGGGCGCGGCGCAGGCCTCCTCCGGGGGCGGCCCGACGTCCCGGCCGCCGAGCTGTACCTGCTGCGCAGCGGGCCCGGCTTCTGCCTGCACCAGCCACTCGCCCAGTACGACGACCGCACCCGGCGCCTGCTCGACGTCGTCCGCCGCACCGGTGCCGCATCGCCGCACCGCATGGCCGGCGACGACCTGGTGCACATGGACTTCCACCCCGGCAACGTGCTGGTCGACCGCGCCGACGCCGTCAGCGGGATCGTCGACTGGGACGGCGTCGGCCGTGGTGACCACCGCTTCGCGCTGGTCACTCTGCGCTTCGACCTCGCCGTGCCCGGCGCCGACGCACAGGCCCGTTCGGCTCGCTCCGCCGCGGCGCGGTGGCTCGACAACCGCATCGACGACCTCATCGAGCCCGCCACCCTGCGCGCGTACTGGGCACACATGGGGCTGCGGCTGGTCGACTGGGCCATCCGCCACCACGGCCCCGACGACGTGGACCGCTGGCTCACGGTCGCGGCGTCGCGGCTGGGGTAG
- a CDS encoding TIGR03885 family FMN-dependent LLM class oxidoreductase: MALFGFHASHEQVPPGALLAAVRRAEEAGFDAAMSSDHLSPWSARQGQSAFAWSWLGAAMQATSLPFGVVTAPGQRYHPAIVAQAIGTLAAMFPGRFWAALGTGEASNEHVTGDPWPRKEVRNARLRECVDVIRALLRGEEVSHDGLVRVDRARVWTLPPEPPPLVGAAVSVATARWCAEWADGLITINQEVDTLREIVSAYRHEGGRGRLHLQVHLCWDPDPDRAEAIAHDQWRSNVFPPPACWDIDSPAVFDVVSAHVPRSAVHGPVVISHDLGRHAARLAEYAALGFDEIALHHVGREQDAFVDAFGAKVLPQLREHA; encoded by the coding sequence ATGGCGCTCTTCGGCTTCCACGCCTCCCACGAGCAAGTACCTCCCGGCGCGCTGCTCGCCGCCGTCCGGCGGGCCGAGGAGGCCGGGTTCGACGCCGCGATGTCGTCGGACCACCTCTCCCCCTGGAGCGCCCGGCAGGGCCAGTCGGCGTTCGCATGGTCGTGGCTGGGCGCCGCGATGCAGGCGACGTCCCTGCCGTTCGGGGTGGTGACCGCGCCGGGCCAGCGCTACCACCCGGCGATCGTCGCGCAGGCCATCGGCACCCTCGCGGCGATGTTCCCGGGCCGGTTCTGGGCGGCGCTTGGCACCGGCGAGGCGAGCAACGAGCACGTCACCGGCGACCCGTGGCCGCGCAAGGAGGTCCGCAACGCGCGGCTGCGCGAGTGCGTGGACGTGATCCGCGCGCTGCTGCGGGGCGAGGAGGTCAGCCACGACGGCCTCGTCCGCGTGGACCGGGCGCGGGTGTGGACGCTCCCGCCCGAGCCACCACCCCTGGTCGGGGCGGCCGTGAGCGTCGCGACGGCGCGCTGGTGCGCGGAGTGGGCCGACGGGCTCATCACCATCAACCAGGAGGTGGACACGCTGCGCGAGATCGTGTCCGCCTACCGCCACGAGGGCGGGCGCGGCCGGCTGCACCTGCAGGTGCACCTGTGCTGGGACCCCGACCCGGATCGTGCCGAGGCGATCGCCCACGACCAGTGGCGCAGCAACGTCTTCCCTCCGCCCGCCTGCTGGGACATCGACTCGCCTGCGGTGTTCGACGTCGTGTCCGCGCACGTCCCGCGCAGCGCGGTGCACGGCCCCGTCGTGATCTCCCACGACCTGGGCCGGCACGCCGCGCGGCTCGCCGAGTACGCGGCGCTCGGGTTCGACGAGATCGCCCTGCACCACGTCGGCAGGGAGCAGGACGCGTTCGTCGACGCGTTCGGCGCCAAGGTCCTCCCCCAGCTGCGGGAGCACGCATGA
- a CDS encoding GNAT family N-acetyltransferase, whose protein sequence is MLHHDAPPLLPPSIILRRATAADLPAVIEADGRAFGEHYSDERQDEIRALFDPDRHLLAEDAGEIVGIAGSYPFDVTLPGGAALPAAGVSWVSVAVTHRRRGILRALMAEQHRGFVADGLAVSLLTASEGAIYGRFGYGIATEHREVEINRRRAAFRSDVPDPGGVRQVGTPEMRRIAPEIHRRWAAQTPGALSRSDRWWDGLLADREWNRGGASALFHLAHPDGYASYRIDHATDTCRVVQMAAATDEAYIALWRTLLALDLVETVFARSLTVAEPLQFLLADPRQLRTVGLYDGMWARVLDVPAALSARRYAADVDVVLDVRDPFLDRGGRFRLRGGPDGAECVASGSGEPLVGIEMAALGSLLFGGAHAGSLARAGLLHADDPAVLRRLAAAFQGERTPQHGTEF, encoded by the coding sequence GTGCTGCACCACGACGCGCCGCCCCTCCTCCCCCCGTCGATCATCCTGCGACGGGCGACCGCCGCCGACTTACCCGCCGTCATCGAGGCCGATGGACGGGCCTTCGGCGAGCACTACTCCGACGAGCGGCAGGACGAGATCCGGGCGCTGTTCGATCCCGACCGCCACCTCCTCGCCGAGGACGCGGGCGAGATCGTCGGCATCGCCGGGTCGTACCCGTTCGACGTGACACTGCCCGGCGGCGCCGCCCTCCCGGCCGCCGGGGTCTCGTGGGTGTCCGTCGCGGTCACGCACCGGCGGCGCGGCATCCTGCGGGCGCTCATGGCCGAGCAGCACCGCGGGTTCGTCGCGGACGGCCTCGCCGTCTCGCTGCTCACGGCCAGCGAGGGCGCCATCTACGGCCGGTTCGGCTACGGGATCGCCACCGAGCATCGCGAGGTCGAGATCAACCGAAGGCGCGCCGCGTTCCGGTCGGACGTGCCCGACCCGGGGGGCGTGCGCCAGGTCGGCACACCCGAGATGCGCCGGATCGCCCCGGAGATCCACCGACGGTGGGCGGCGCAGACGCCCGGCGCCCTCTCCCGCAGCGACCGGTGGTGGGACGGACTGCTCGCCGATCGCGAGTGGAACCGCGGCGGAGCGAGCGCGCTGTTCCACCTCGCGCACCCCGACGGCTACGCCTCCTACCGCATCGACCACGCCACCGATACCTGCCGTGTCGTCCAGATGGCCGCCGCCACCGACGAGGCATACATCGCACTGTGGCGCACCCTGCTCGCCCTCGACCTCGTCGAGACCGTCTTCGCGCGATCGCTCACCGTCGCCGAGCCGCTGCAGTTCCTGCTCGCCGACCCCCGGCAGCTGCGCACCGTCGGCCTGTACGACGGGATGTGGGCCAGGGTGCTCGACGTGCCGGCGGCGCTGTCGGCCCGCCGCTACGCCGCGGACGTCGACGTCGTCCTCGACGTGCGGGACCCGTTCCTCGACCGGGGCGGGCGCTTCCGGCTGCGCGGTGGGCCCGACGGCGCCGAATGCGTCGCCAGCGGCAGCGGCGAGCCGCTCGTCGGCATCGAGATGGCCGCGCTGGGTTCCCTGCTGTTCGGTGGCGCACACGCCGGTTCCCTGGCCAGGGCCGGGCTGCTCCACGCCGACGACCCGGCTGTCCTACGCCGCCTCGCCGCCGCCTTCCAGGGCGAGCGCACGCCCCAGCACGGCACCGAGTTCTGA
- a CDS encoding glycosyltransferase, translated as MKIAHLVPTLHPNGPEIGLADLASAAGEAGLELVVIALATTSDTTVVSPLRRLGVPVIELGLARWDPHSVPRTAAQLRAHGVQLVHTHLPPADVVGAAAAVRNRIPAVSTLHWIENLPADRGDRLKRTARILARRQFMARTIAISQTQLEWYRGLTGSGRKLVVVPNGVADPGVASPATRRTRRAALDVADHEVLVVSSAPMRRGEGHELLLDAVEALPDKLPLAVALAGDGPLRPWLESRVDRNDDLSGRVRFVHRHQDPASLLAAADIVVHTPRSGAAPTALLRAMAAGVPVVATRVGGIPEIVTPATGVLVPLSAPAIVDAIVGLTEDDERRAGMAAAARARFLAAYDAAGWARRLRGVYDDVLARRT; from the coding sequence GTGAAAATCGCGCACCTCGTCCCGACCCTGCATCCGAACGGCCCGGAGATCGGCCTGGCCGACCTGGCGAGCGCGGCGGGCGAGGCCGGCCTGGAGCTCGTGGTGATCGCCCTCGCCACCACATCGGACACCACGGTCGTGAGCCCACTGCGCCGGCTCGGCGTGCCGGTGATCGAGCTCGGCCTCGCCCGCTGGGATCCGCACTCCGTGCCGCGCACCGCCGCGCAGCTGCGCGCGCACGGGGTGCAGCTCGTGCACACCCACCTGCCGCCCGCGGACGTGGTCGGCGCCGCGGCGGCGGTGCGCAACCGGATCCCCGCGGTCTCCACGCTGCACTGGATCGAGAACCTGCCGGCCGACCGCGGCGACCGGCTGAAGCGCACCGCCCGCATACTCGCGCGGCGGCAGTTCATGGCCCGCACGATCGCCATCTCGCAGACCCAGCTCGAGTGGTACCGGGGGCTCACCGGGTCGGGCCGCAAGCTCGTCGTCGTGCCGAACGGCGTGGCCGACCCCGGCGTGGCGAGCCCCGCCACGCGCAGGACCCGGCGGGCCGCGCTCGACGTCGCGGACCACGAGGTGCTGGTGGTCAGCAGCGCCCCGATGCGCCGTGGCGAGGGCCACGAGCTCCTGCTCGACGCCGTCGAGGCGCTGCCCGACAAGCTGCCGCTCGCGGTCGCGCTGGCCGGCGACGGCCCGCTGCGGCCGTGGCTGGAATCGCGGGTCGACCGCAACGACGACCTGTCGGGCCGGGTCCGCTTCGTGCACCGCCACCAGGACCCCGCGAGCCTGCTCGCGGCCGCCGACATCGTCGTGCACACCCCGCGGTCCGGGGCCGCACCCACGGCGCTGCTGCGGGCGATGGCAGCGGGCGTGCCGGTCGTCGCCACGCGGGTCGGCGGCATCCCGGAGATCGTCACCCCGGCGACCGGTGTCCTCGTCCCGCTGAGCGCGCCCGCGATCGTGGACGCGATCGTCGGCCTCACCGAGGACGACGAGCGGCGCGCGGGAATGGCCGCGGCGGCGCGGGCGCGTTTCCTCGCCGCGTACGACGCGGCCGGTTGGGCGCGGCGGCTGCGCGGCGTCTACGACGACGTGCTGGCGCGCCGCACCTGA